A window of the Arachis duranensis cultivar V14167 chromosome 5, aradu.V14167.gnm2.J7QH, whole genome shotgun sequence genome harbors these coding sequences:
- the LOC107489930 gene encoding uncharacterized protein LOC107489930, with translation MMKVMDMEKSSICNSVVNFLLEENYLLTAFELLHELLDDGHNEQAIRLKQYFADPSRFPPLQIARLNSLTSLIDPQTLLQEKEEAESKLALTEYELRLAQEDISKLKADLESKTQFLDQLNASQSCSKHDLESDGQQIQEQKNNNNNNTSFTDLGPLKNTERRDLNYAVKEYLLFAGYRLTAMTFYEEVTDVNLDSVQNSQAVIPDALRHYYYHYISSTSGAAEEKIAQLRENEMLLKENQRLNQEMETLLNDKKLADDKVDTLTKSLEVLKKELKDKENLAQLLKQSLENQRKELRVCRTDIMKMKKRIDGSNSAEPLDKYKKEIKNLHIEIKRLKVKNEAPEALSSIGSENETVAEDKVIEIHEDKGSFSHPVEEDNKSDARRDDAQSPPSVVGTPRDYDDKHEDALVDGLLSPSNVDAAIENVEIVSEHSEAKNDDIRLQVKLDKVNNEAISEKTGLVIIQILADALPKIVPYVLINHREELIPLIMCAIEHHPDSSTRDSLTHTLFNLIKRPDEQQRRIIMEACVSLAKNVGEMRTETELLPQCWEQISHMYEERRLLVAQSCGDLAEYVRPEIRDSLILSIVQQLIEDAAIIVRAAAAHNLAMLLPFFLNMDKYFKVEELMFQLICDPSGVVVETTLKELVPAVIKWGNNYEHVLRGLLSLMLTSAQNCPPISTVKASIDSHLHVLGERERWNIDCLLRMLVELLPVVHQKAIETCPFSSTTESKKVVFSTTLLESYAREHVEWEAFEWMHVECFPKLIQLACLLPWKEDNLRSRISKFLLSVSEMFGESYTTCIMLPVFLTAVGDDADFTYFPTSIHSRIKGLRPRNVVAEKIAASCVLPLLLAGILGAPGKRDQLAEYLRNLLLKEDSSKKENPSSKHTLEIINAVRFICIYEENHGMVFDIIWNMVVSSNEEIKTSAANLLKVIVQYVDAKVASTNVLPALVTLGSDQNINVKCASIEAFGAVAQNFKVDMIVDKIRVQMGAFLEERSHEATIAVIHALVVAVPHTTEQLRDYLLSKIAQLTAAPSTASGDLIPRRERANAFCEAIRALDATDLGANSVKEFLLPSIQNLLKDVDALDPAHKEALEIIMKERSGASTRLKSQHSRASSLSNLFGERELRTKRDSTDTPPEANNLSPRAAALAASGEDTRFRRLMMGHFSEILRAKGRSPDEAQNP, from the exons atgatgaaagtgatggatatggagaaatcatctatTTGCAACAGTGTCGTTAACTTCTTGTTGGAGGAAAACTACCTTCTAACCGCCTTCGAGCTCCTCCACGAGCTCCTCGACGACGGCCACAACGAACAAGCCATTCGCCTCAAACAATACTTCGCCGATCCCTCTCGCTTCCCTCCTCTTCAAATCGCTCGCCTCAACTCTCTCACATCAT TGATAGATCCGCAGACTCTGCTGCAAGAGAAAGAAGAGGCAGAAAGCAAGTTAGCCCTTACTGAATATGAGCTACGTTTGGCACAAGAAGACATCTCCAAGCTCAAAGCTGATTTAGAGAGCAAAACACAATTCCTTGATCAGCTTAATG CTTCACAATCATGTAGTAAACATGATCTAGAGAGTGATGGgcaacaaattcaagaacaaaagaacaataataataataatacttcaTTCACTGATTTGGGACCCCTCAAAAATACTGAACGAAGAGATCTTAACTATGCTGTGAAGGAATATCTTCTTTTTGCTGGCTACCGCCTTACTGCAATGACATTTTATGAGGAG GTTACAGATGTTAACCTAGATAGTGTACAGAATTCACAAGCAGTAATACCAGATGCATTGCGTCATTACTATTATCACTATATTTCATCAACTTCAGGGGCTGCTGAG GAAAAAATTGCCCAACTTCGAGAAAATGAGATGTTGCTCAAAGAAAATCAGAGGTTGAATCAAGAAATGGAGACGTTGTTGAATGATAAAAAGTTGGCTGATGATAAAGTAGACACATTGACTAAATCCTTGGAGGTACTGAAGAAAGAACTTAAAGACAAAGAGAACCTG GCACAATTGTTAAAGCAATCATTGGAGAATCAAAGAAAGGAGCTCCGTGTTTGCAGAACCGATATCATGAAGATGAAAAAGCGTATTGATGGATCTAATTCTGCAGAGCCTTTAGATAAATAcaagaaagaaattaagaacTTGCATATAGAAATCAAAAGGTTGAAGGTAAAGAATGAAGCTCCTGAAGCTCTGAGTTCTATTGGTTCTGAAAATGAAACTGTTGCTGAAGACAAAGTGATTGAAATTCACGAGGACAAGGGATCATTCTCCCACCCTGTTGAGGAGGATAACAAGAGTGACGCACGGAGAGATGATGCTCAATCACCACCATCAGTTGTTGGAACTCCTAGGGATTATGATGATAAACATGAAGATGCATTAGTTGATGGGTTGCTTAGTCCTTCAAATGTAGATGCTGCTATTGAAAATGTTGAAATTGTTTCTGAGCATAGTGAAGCCAAAAATGATGATATCAGGTTACAAGTAAAGTTAGACAAAGTAAATAATGAAGCAATATCTGAGAAGACG GGATTAGTAATCATTCAGATACTTGCGGACGCTTTGCCTAAAATTGTTCCTTATGTTTTGATCAACCATCGTGAG GAGCTAATTCCTCTAATCATGTGTGCAATCGAGCACCATCCAGATAGCAGCACTCGCGATTCCTTGACTCATACATTGTTTAACTTGATCAAGCGCCCTGATGAACAacaaagaagaataataatgGAG GCATGTGTTAGCCTTGCAAAGAATGTGGGAGAGATGAGAACAGAAACAGAATTGCTTCCTCAATGTTGGGAACAA ATAAGTCACATGTATGAGGAGCGTAGGTTGCTTGTTGCTCAATCATGTGGAGATCTAGCAGAATATGTGCGGCCGGAGATTCGCGACTCTCTTATTTTATCCATTGTGCAGCAACTAATAGAAGATGCTGCCATCATTGTTCGAGCAGCTGCGGCTCACAATCTGGCTATGCTGCTTCCATTTTTCCTGAACATGGATAAATATTTCAAG GTGGAGGAGTTGATGTTCCAATTGATATGTGATCCCTCAGGAGTGGTAGTGGAAACTACTCTCAAGGAATTGGTTCCTGCAGTTATCAAATGGGGAAATAACTATGAACATGTCTTGAGAGGTTTACTCTCTCTTATGTTAACTTCTGCTCAG AATTGTCCTCCTATATCAACTGTTAAAGCTTCTATTGATTCACATCTTCATGTTCTTGGTGAAAGAGAGAGATGGAATATAGATTGTCTATTGAGAATGTTGGTGGAATTGCTCCCTGTGGTGCACCAGAAAGCAATTGAGACTTGTCCCTTTTCATCTACCACTGAATCTAAGAAAGTGGTGTTCTCTACCACATTACTTGAATCGTACGCAAG GGAACATGTTGAATGGGAAGCATTTGAATGGATGCATGTTGAGTGCTTTCCCAAATTGATACAGCTAGCTTGCTTGTTACCATGGAAAGAAGATAACTTACGGAGCCGAATCTCAAAG TTTCTGTTATCTGTTTCTGAAATGTTTGGGGAATCCTACACAACATGCATAATGCTACCTGTATTTTTAACAGCAGTTGGGGATGATGCCGATTTCACATACTTTCCAACTTCTATTCATTCTAGAATTAAAG GTTTGAGACCAAGGAATGTTGTTGCTGAAAAGATTGCTGCATCATGTGTGCTACCACTTCTGCTGGCTGGAATTTTGGGAGCTCCAGGGAAAAGAGATCAGTTAGCAGAGTACTTGAGAAATCTTCTACTAAAAGAAGACAGTTCCAAGAAGGAGAATCCTTCATCCAAACACACCCTTGAGATTATTAATGCCGTTCGCTTCATTTG CATATATGAAGAAAACCATGGTATGGTATTTGATATCATATGGAACATGGTTGTTAGCTCAAATGAGGAAATAAAAACAAGTGCTGCCAATCTTCTCAAAGTTATT GTGCAATATGTTGATGCAAAAGTTGCTTCAACAAATGTGTTACCTGCTTTAGTTACTCTTGGATCTGACCAAAACATCAATGTCAAGTGTGCCAGCATTGAAGCTTTTGGTGCTGTGGCTCAAAACTTCAAAGTTGACATG ATAGTTGACAAGATAAGAGTTCAAATGGGTGCATTTCTTGAAGAAAGATCCCATGAAGCCACCATTGCTGTCATTCATGCTCTGGTGGTTGCAGTGCCTCATACAACAGAACAGCTTAGAGATT ATCTTTTGTCCAAGATTGCTCAACTCACAGCCGCTCCATCTACTGCTTCAGGGGATTTGATTCCTCGGCGAGAGCGAGCTAACGCATTTTGTGAGGCGATTCGCGCTCTAGATGCTACAG ATCTTGGTGCAAATAGTGTTAAGGAATTCCTGCTACCATCTATACAGAACCTATTGAAAGACGTGGATGCATTGGATCCAGCACATAAAGAAGCACTTGAGATCATAATGAAGGAGAGATCAGGAGCAAGCACCAGATTGAAAAGTCAACACTCACGTGCATCATCACTTAGCAACCTCTTTGGGGAGAGAGAGTTGCGCACCAAGAGAGACAGCACAGACACGCCGCCCGAGGCGAATAATCTTTCCCCTAGGGCAGCGGCCTTGGCTGCCTCCGGGGAGGATACTAGATTTCGGAGACTTATGATGGGACATTTTAGTGAGATACTTCGTGCCAAGGGAAGATCACCTGACGAAGCTCAAAATCCATAG
- the LOC107489987 gene encoding uncharacterized protein LOC107489987 (The sequence of the model RefSeq protein was modified relative to this genomic sequence to represent the inferred CDS: added 34 bases not found in genome assembly), translating into MDPPPPPPPAATSSNGANKLRLMCSHGGHFLPRPRTNTLFYAGGETRIVSFHRHNLATISSFISHISATLSVVPPFNIKYHLPPHLHLDSLISLSSDDDLAVLLDENRRLNSTPYRIRLFLFFFHSSPRSAAAIRHPKTEAWFFDALKSAKIMERDAHVTSQEFCSSVAESMVLDTTSSFGSTSSSTSSTNLPPLRAQADENNNNDVVLKDSKGKLNSSDSISCDNTVSSSVMSNTSYEDPAVYHISEARTNAESIEAENKLAYISSGVMANNMNMDLGYASFPQYNQVGNPHLQFVQAPQQILPIHPSGLLPLPSCQPMYQQPQPLQNMVYYPNQSCAVYLVPIGNIPPNGFPIAASGKASLNLNPDPPLMNVHVAYKPMREARSPFGHDFAPPDYLIDNAMTASSTHVTQQQDMDIYSFYHQSPNVSINSGESPEFENELDDGLARDQIYKSQPPPPKYPTMSKATTNLLSEALAKLHVDNLKQQTEQ; encoded by the exons ATGGACCCACCACCGCCACCGCCACCGGCAGCCACGTCATCCAACGGCGCCAACAAGCTCCGCCTCATGTGCAGTCACGGCGGTCATTTCCTCCCCCGTCCACGCACCAACACTCTCTTCTACGCCGGCGGCGAGACACGCATCGTCTCCTTCCATCGCCACAA TCCGCCACACTCTCCGTCGTGCCTCCGTTCAACATCAAGTACCACCTCCCACCTCACCTCCACCTCGACTCActcatctctctctcttccGACGACGACCTTGCCGTACTCCTCGACGAGAACCGCCGCCTCAACTCCACTCCCTACCGCATCAGAttgttcctcttcttcttccactcTTCTCCGCGTTCCGCCGCTGCAATTCGGCACCCGAAGACGGAGGCGTGGTTCTTCGACGCGCTTAAGAGTGCTAAGATTATGGAGCGTGATGCTCACGTGACCAGTCAGGAGTTTTGTTCCTCTGTGGCCGAGTCTATGGTTTTGGATACAACCTCATCTTTTGGCTCcacttcttcttcaacttcgTCGACGAATTTGCCTCCGTTGAGGGCTCAGGCTGATGAGAACAACAacaacgacgtcgttttgaaGGATAGCAAGGGGAAGTTGAATTCTTCGGATTCAATCTCGTG tGATAATACCGTTTCATCTAGTGTTATGTCCAATACATCTTACGAAGACCCTGCGGTTTATCATATTTCGGAGGCAAGAACCAATGCTGAATCCATTGAAGCTGAAAACAAACTCGCTTACATTTCCTCTGGGGTCATGGCGAATAACATGAATATGGATCTCGGGTATGCCTCATTTCCACAGTATAATCAAGTGGGGAATCCGCATTTGCAGTTTGTACAAGCTCCTCAGCAAATTCTACCAATCCACCCAAGTGGCCTGTTACCACTACCATCATGCCAACCAATGTACCAGCAACCGCAACCATTGCAGAATATGGTTTACTATCCTAATCAATCGTGTGCTGTATACCTTGTGCCTATTGGAAACATCCCTCCCAATGGTTTTCCTATAGCTGCTTCTGGCAAAGCTTCATTGAATCTGAATCCAGATCCTCCCTTAATGAATGTTCATGTAGCTTACAAACCTATGCGGGAAGCCAGGTCTCCTTTTGGCCATGATTTTGCCCCACCAGATTACTTAATAGACAATGCAATGACTGCATCTTCTACTCATGTAACTCAGCAACAAGACATggatatttattcattttatcaTCAATCTCCAAACGTATCTATCAATTCTGGGGAATCTCCCGAGtttgaaaatgaacttgatgaTGGCCTTGCTCGTGATCAGATATACAAATCCCAGCCCCCTCCTCCGAAATACCCAACCATGTCAAAAGCTACAACAAACTTGTTATCTGAGGCTCTTGCTAAATTGCATGTGGATAACCTGAAGCAGCAGACAGAACAGTAG
- the LOC107489884 gene encoding uncharacterized protein LOC107489884 has protein sequence MCHKEPSAIVHFETMPAYQGDELVGDIRVMHRVFWSYYPCIRAFSNCKPIVQVDGTHLYRKYKGCLLVAVSQDGNNNIVPIAFAIVEGETSDAWHFFLSNLRQHVVTRDGVGLISDRHKSINAAVERSNGAWSPPRAFHMFCIRHIESNFLRKFKAPYLQKLVVNIGYSRTVREYEVRYQRLRERGEAYTDWLNRISREQYALVFDGGYRWGHMTTNLVECINSILKGACNLSITALVKATFYRLNELFTPKKSGDGSKDQCWPCLL, from the exons ATGTGTCACAAGGAGCCATCAGCTATTGTCCATTTTGAGACTATGCCTGCATATCAGGGCGATGAATTGGTGGGTGATATTCGGGTAATGCATCGTGTATTTTGGAGTTATTATCCTTGTATTAGGGCATTCAGCAATTGTAAGCCAATTGTCCAGGTGGATGGGACTCACTTGTACAGAAAGTATAAGGGTTGTTTGCTTGTGGCAGTTTCACAAGATGGCAACAACAATATCGTTCCAATTGCATTTGCTATTGTAGAGGGAGAGACTTCTGATGCATGGCATTTTTTTCTCAGTAACCTTCGTCAACATGTTGTAACTCGTGATGGTGTGGGTCTAATATCCGACAGGCACAAATCCATAAATGCAGCTGTGGAACGCAGTAACGGAGCGTGGTCACCTCCAAGAGCTTTTCATATGTTTTGCATCAGGCATATAGAGTCAAACTTTTTGAGAAAGTTCAAGGCACCGTACCTCCAAAAATTGGTCGTCAACATCG GATATTCTAGGACGGTGCGGGAGTATGAGGTGCGTTACCAGCGGTTACGGGAACGTGGTGAGGCGTACACAGACTGGTTAAACCGAATTTCTCGCGAGCAGTACGCATTGGTCTTTGATGGTGGGTACCGATGGGGGCACATGACAACGAATCTTGTGGAGTGCATCAATTCAATTTTGAAGGGTGCATGCAATCTCTCCATTACTGCTCTTGTGAAGGCAACATTCTACAGGCTAAATGAGTTATTCACCCCAAAAAAGAGCGGAGACGGAAGCAAGGATCAATGCTGGCCATGTCTTCTCTGA
- the LOC107489931 gene encoding non-specific lipid-transfer protein 2, with protein sequence MKNFSNYVMAVAVAISLFFLVVVSPPVEAVTCSPLQLSPCLAAFTSDTPPSSTCCQRLKEQRPCLCGYLKNPSLRQYVNSPASRKIASSCGVPFPTC encoded by the coding sequence ATGAAGAATTTCTCTAACTATGTGATGGCCGTAGCGGTGGCCATCTCACTGTTTTTTCTGGTGGTAGTATCTCCACCAGTAGAAGCAGTGACATGTAGTCCCCTACAGTTAAGTCCATGCTTGGCAGCATTCACGTCGGATACTCCGCCGTCGAGCACATGCTGCCAAAGGCTGAAGGAGCAGAGGCCATGCCTTTGTGGTTACCTCAAGAACCCTAGCCTAAGGCAGTATGTTAATTCTCCCGCTTCTAGAAAAATTGCTAGCTCTTGTGGTGTTCCCTTCCCCACAtgctaa